A section of the Schistosoma haematobium chromosome ZW, whole genome shotgun sequence genome encodes:
- the RAE1_1 gene encoding Poly(A)+ RNA export protein rae1 (EggNog:ENOG410VBTS~COG:A): protein MTLFNSGTQNVFNSVSIGSNKTMSSAQKTAEVQSPPGDTVSCLRFSPESMQTTFLAATSWDNRIRIWEVQANGSTIPKAEQMHQGPVFGACWSTDGSKIFSVSADKTAQMWDLGSNTFAQVGVHDAPVKTAHFITAPNYSCLMTGSWDKRLSSSGPSNPGTTNIPSD, encoded by the exons ATGACACTCTTTAATAGTGGGACACAAAATGTCTTTAATTCAGTTAGTATTGGTTCAAATAAAACTATGAGTTCTGCACAAAAAACAGCCGAAGTCCAGTCTCCTCCAGGAGATACAGTATCGTGTCTTCGCTTCAGTCCTGAGTCCATGCAAACAACCTTCTTGGCTGCTACTAGTTGGGATAATCGTATTAGAATTTGGGAAGTCCAAGCCAATGGTTCTACCATTCCCAAGGCTGAGCAGATGCATCAAGGGCCTGTATTTGGGGCTTGTTGGAGCACT GATGGTTCGAAAATTTTCAGTGTATCAGCAGACAAAACTGCGCAAATGTGGGATCTTGGTTCAAACACTTTCGCGCAAGTTGGTGTACATGATGCTCCCGTTAAAACTGCTCATTTTATTACCGCTCCAAATTATTCTTGTTTGATGACAGGTTCATGGGATAAACGACTTAG TTCTTCAGGCCCGTCTAATCCAGGAACTACTAATATTCCCAGCGATTAG